The genome window AATGGAACAAAATGAGGAGGGAGCACCTGCATTTCTCAAATATAAACTCTTGTTTGCTTATTCGGTTTGGAGTTTGATTTCCACAAAACTTTTGCAACAGAATAGGCGTAATGATTATACCCCAGCCTACTAGAAACATTTCACATAAGGAAAACCAGCAAGACTGCCTTGCCAGCACAAGTTTGTTCAAATGTATGAAATAACCCCACCTAGTGACTAAAATTGGGCCTGCAATACCTTTTTTCACCATTGGAATTCACAATCTCGTCTGTTGTAGCCACTTCATTACACGACATTTCATTACCTAATCTATAACGTATTAGTCCTCTGTTGTAGAATGATACTTCGAACTGGCAGCTGGCCTCAATTGCAGAAGTGTAGTCCTCCATTGCCTCACGAAAATCCACCCTGAAGTACTTTATCTGCCCACGGTTGTTGTGAGCAGTAGCAAGGTCACTGGCATCACAATTTCTGAAATAAACCACGGTAAAAGAGGATGTTAAcatttaacgttagctagctagctactgtattcCACATAGCTAAATCAGCACGGAATTCACACGTGATGTCAATGACAACGTGTTTTTGTGTTACCTTGTTTTCCAGCATGATGCGAGGAACTTTGTATATAGTTCTTCTGCCTGCTTGAAATTACGTTTTTTAAACTCAACATTGGCGCGTTCAAGAGTTTGACAGCTGTCTTGTTCCATTTAATGCATAAAATGTTTGATGGAAGTCTGTTTTCCGCTTCAGCAACTCTTACCGGAAATGAGGTAAGAGCTTGGTGCGTGTTGACGCAAGGGGGAACGTAGCATGTATGGTTATTTAAAATATTTATTGATCTAACGTTATATTACTAAATAAACACCATATTTATTGTACATAACTGCTCAATAGATTAGCTATTTAAATATAATCCAAATGTTCACCTATTTTCCTTTCTTGTAAAAACAGGTGGCAGAGTTGACCACATTATTAGTTGATTATGTGTCCATATTATGATTTTCTTGTGATTTGTTTCCCCTCTTCAtttgtgtattttttttctctTAGATTTCTTTGTACTTTGCTGAGTAATGCATGTCTTATACATGAGTAGTCAGTTAATTCATGTGATATAGAGCTCGCCCGCTTGCAGTCCTAAAACCCGGAAATTAGTTACTTCCGGTTCGTTTAGCCAGCCCTATGGGAAAATGGAGAAAATCTTCTGTGGTTTTTATGGCGGACTACAACCCAAAAAGGTGGGTTGACGCCACCAActggacagttttttttttaaataggtaAAAAGTAAGTCCATACATGATAGTTTTCCTTAACCTAAACCCCCGAAATAAAAATAGTACATTGACAAAAACTCCCACTTCTTCCATCAAACCTCAATATTTCCCTTCTCACCCATACGAAAAAGATTGCAGATTGCTTcaaatactgcgtccaaaatacccccttttttttactgcagtaatttttcagtgtaactgcagttagagtgcagtttACCAGCAGTTGAAATGCAGCACACtccagttattctgcaattactgcgtacaaaataccacagtcgactgcagttactgcacttttactacagtttcaaaactgcaatcttttttggTAAGGGCAGGCTCTAGtgcctgagagggtggtacggcttgTGACAATACTTCCTGCAACTCCTTTCAGTCCTAGGAACCACATCTACAATTATATCTATTT of Salvelinus namaycush isolate Seneca chromosome 29, SaNama_1.0, whole genome shotgun sequence contains these proteins:
- the ttc32 gene encoding tetratricopeptide repeat protein 32, giving the protein MEQDSCQTLERANVEFKKRNFKQAEELYTKFLASCWKTRNCDASDLATAHNNRGQIKYFRVDFREAMEDYTSAIEASCQFEVSFYNRGLIRYRLGFFQDAEMDFKRALELNPNFEDAKVSLQQTLLDQEHKINRGY